From the Gadus chalcogrammus isolate NIFS_2021 chromosome 15, NIFS_Gcha_1.0, whole genome shotgun sequence genome, one window contains:
- the tspan14 gene encoding tetraspanin-14: MHYYRYESAEVSCCFKYLMFSYNIIFWLAGAAFIAIGFWAWSEKGVLLDLTQVTRMHGLDPVWMVLVVGAITFILGFAGCVGALRENICLLKFFSGLIGFIFFLELTAAVLVVVFQGQVRDWINDFFLNNIKAYRDDIDLQNLIDSLQRLNHCCGAQEPNDWDRNVYFSCNGTHRSREKCGVPFSCCRKDPADTVINTQCGYDVRLKSQDDWMDIYTKGCIPALEDWLPGNMYTVAIVFIVISLLQMVGIYLARTLIADIEKVKFNFH, encoded by the exons CTGGCCGGCGCCGCCTTCATCGCCATCGGATTCTGGGCCTGGAGCGAGAAG ggcgtGCTGCTTGACCTCACCCAGGTGACCCGGATGCACGGGCTGGACCCGGTGtggatggtgctggtggtgggggccaTCACCTTCATCCTGGGCTTCGCCGGCTGCGTGGGCGCGCTCCGGGAGAACATCTGCCTGCTCAAGTTT TTCTCAGGGCTGATCGGGTTCATCTTCTTCCTGGAGCTGACGGCGGccgtgctggtggtggtgttccaGGGCCAGGTTCGCGACTGGATCAACGACTTCTTCCTGAACAACATCAAGGCGTATCGCGACGACATCGACCTGCAGAACCTCATCGACTCCCTGCAGAGGCTG AACCACTGCTGCGGGGCCCAGGAGCCCAACGACTGGGACCGCAACGTCTACTTCAGCTGCAACGGGACGCACCGCAGCCGGGAGAAGTGTGGGGTCCCCTTCTCCTGCTGCAGGAAGGACCCCGCG GACACAGTGATCAACACGCAGTGTGGCTACGACGTCAGATTAAAG tctcagGACGACTGGATGGATATCTACACCAAGGGCTGCATCCCAGCTTTGGAGGACTGGTTGCCAGGCAACATGTACACAGTGGCCATCGTCTTCATCGTCATCTCCCTGCTACAG ATGGTGGGGATCTACCTAGCGCGGACGCTGATCGCCGACATTGAGAAGGTCAAGTTCAACTTCCACTGA